The window aaaagttgTGTTTTCATTATGATTTTACAGAACGACAATTACTTAAATACGTTCGTATTGCCGGTAAAACCAAGGGGTCAACAGGTCAGGTTTTATTCCAATTACTTAAAATGCACTTGGATAACATCCTTTTTCGATTGGGTATGGCTAGTcttaaaattacatcatttattGCCCATCATTAATgttcattaaaaattatatccaTCATTGATATCATAAAGAAAAGATAACATGTAAAGATTTGTTACgagttaataatcaagtgagtcaccaAAATGGGCTCAGTATATCAAGTTGATCACCGAATTCAAAACGGTCTCAAATCGATCACTTAAGTCAGTTACAGGTACCTCTAAATATGAGTccaaggagtaaaaatattatgtacAGAAGTTTAcacattattaatattattgaatGTTACCATAACTAAGTACAATGTcttgacttctaatatttataataatatatttagattttatcaagtttatatactatttattttttattatatagttattttctttgttttaattaaaatatatagtaaataaacttgataaagtctaaatatattatcataaatacaagAATTCATAACCTTATACttagttgtggtaacattcaagaTTAATGAGTAAACCTCCGTAAATAATATCTTTAGTCtttgaactcatatttaaagataCTTGTAACCGACTTCAGTGATCGATTTGAGACCGTTTTGAGTtcggtgaccaacttgatatatcgaTCTTATTTCGGTGACttacttgattattaacccgatttgttatttatttttgaagaaatgTAGAAAATCTTTTAGTTGTGAATTTAAGAAATTAATGACGTATTTAATACAATTTGACCTTGTAACAAAGCCGGTTTGactaaaattaaatttgtaatctataaattaacatgtgagagtttaaaatatttatttgagtaattttgacttattaatgattgTAGTTAgagtctgtttgggagtgctgttaaaaattgttgtgttgTCGGGAAAAGTGCTGATGAAAAAAagtgttgtagaaatcagataactatttggtaattttttgatatttgcttattttgagtttgaatataaaaaaataatgttgttGATGAGGTTTGATAATGAAATCCGTAACCGttttctgcaaaagctgaaaagcagttttttccaaaagcatgggaggacctgctttttctaaaagcagcttttcagctaaaagctgctgttcgaaaaagctacttttagatttaccaaacagtttttcacctgttttTCAGTAAAAAACTGATGTTGCTGTtgaccccaaacagtaccttaataaaaatataataacaaaaataaaagtgatttataaataaattagagTCCAATACGTTACCTAAATGTgctcctaaactcacatttaggtaatgtagCAAAAAAATCTCACTCCAGCACCATCCCAGTGATTACCTACCACACCCCCAAATTTAACATTCACTCAGTTGTGTTAGTTGCATGTCCAAATAGACTAAAATGAgaaatttacataaaataaattgaatgaGAAGTTTCGGTCACATAAATCTTGGTCAGCTCTGTTAAACAAATGGCCCCTAATTCAATTCAATCATAAACTTAACCAGATAGTTGTGATCCATTTCTGTCacattatatgtatattgtatacCTCCAATGAGGGCAATTTCTGACAACAGTAGGAGTACTGTAATGTCTTCAAATATGTTAGAAGAAACTAATAAAATTAACCAATTCACCCACAGGAATCGAAGACGACGAGTAAACAGCACATTTCCTTGAGCACCGGAAATATAGCAACCTACAATCAGTTCTAACATGTTCCCAATCCAAAGATTAtcacatctatatttttaataaatgagaATCATAGCAGGATTACATACGAAGAACTTTTTTAATTACAAAACACAGACTAAACCGAGAAGATAATAGACAAACAAAGGAAGCACGCAAGGGCCAGTTTGATTGGAAGGTGAGAGAATCCAAGTGTATTTCTAAATAATTGAGAATCCAAGTGTATTTCTAAATGAGCGTGGTTGTTAGGTTTACGTCATTTGCCGGCAAAGTGTGCTTTCATGATATTGTGTGATCTGAAGGAGATCCCATGATTTGGAAATGGACTGGAAAAAAACATCTCTATCTTACAACACAGGAACCATGCAAGGTGCAAGTACAAACTCCAAAAGAAACAGCCTTCACAAAACATAAAAGTAGTAAAATCAATGTCATGAGGATCCTAGCTGCTCCACAAACCTGATTATGTAATACTCGTACAATGCATCAATATCCCCCTACCTACCCCAGCCCCTTTTTCCCATTCTAGTAAACTTTCACCACATCAATAGGGCCTGACATTGCCACTGACCACACGAGTTTATCTCTAAAGATTTGGATGCTAagcaaataataattaatacacACATAAACACTGGCACAAATCATAATGAATATTTTTAGATATCTATTAACCACAAATCATATGATCACTGACATCAACTCTAATAAGTGAAAAGTACTAAATGTAATAAACTCTGTAAAATGGATTAAAAGTTGAACATAAATCACCAATActgtataataaatttgaaagcaAGTACTGACTACAAAATGCAAAAGCTTTGAGCCTTCATGTtgcttgtatttatatttagagaataaaagtttagaaaaaGCAAGCACATAGCTTCAGTTGCTTCCTGAGATCAAATACTTAATAAAAAAAGTCAATCTGGTGCATATGTCTAGGTTAAGAAGAGCAGTATCCAACTGCAAAGATATGTTCTTAagtattcacaaatcacaattAAGCACAATTAAACAATCATTACATACATCGCAATCACGATATCAAAAAATACAAAACTGAATGTAAAATTAACAATAGAACCCTAGAAAAGGACAAGAGCATAGCATATCAAAAGCATATATATGGTCAGTGCAATCACCCATAAAATTCAATTCTACTTCCAAAATCAGAAACCGCAACTTCTTGCATGTATAGTTATAATAACAAGCTTGCATGCATATCGGTTATAAATTCGTGCACAGATGCATTTTACAAGCAGATAGAGGTTAACAGTTCAAATGATTCTGGTGGGACTACAACACTACGAGACTGGAAAGAAAAGTTGGTCCTAGCGAACTGGACTCAGCTTGCAAAGAGAACTGATCTACTCTCAATGAGTAGAATGCCTATTTGGAGGCTGGGAAAAGAGTGGATCCTCTCTCAAAGTCTATGAGGTTGAACTCCACAAAATGTTTTTATTACACTTGTTTGTATGCTGCTGGAATCATTTATGAATACGACCCTGAGAATAAAAACATAGCTGATTGTGCACGAGGATTGGATGTGGCCAAGTCAACAACTAAAAGCAAAAACAAGTTTTCAAGTTTGTTTTTCGATTGTTTGGGGCAATTATCAGAGATATAACCATTTTAAGTTGTAtcattaattatcaaaaaatgaaaaaggaaaGAAGATTATCAGCTTTGCGCAAAGAATATGCAAGGGGAGTGAAGGCAAAATTGTTGCTGCAACTGATTTCATATTGCTGCGCAATCAAAAGGTCCTCAAGAAAGAATTTGATTTTGGGGTAGGGGtaggggtgggggtggggggtgATCTGGAGTGGTCTATCAAAGTTAATCTTTTGGATGGCACAATTGTCACATTGAAACAACTTCTGGATATGGTTATAAATGGGGAAGATTGAGAATTCACAAAGGTGGCAGACATTTAGCAAAATCTTCTTCTATTAGAGGCTCTTGTGTTACAAGTGACTCAATTAAAGGTAACAAAAGAAATCTTGTTTACGATTTCATGTCAAATGGTAGTTTAGATGAGTATTTTACTCAATTACGTAGGGAATTCTATTGTAAGAAGCTATTGGTTGGACTCTGAGACCTGagcaaaaatattattattacccTAGCAAAAGGACTGGTATATTTGCAAATGTAAACTCAAACCAGCTATTAATCACCACAATATAGAGACAACACAAACATGCTTCTGTATTGGAAAATGAAAGCTAGACAACCTGATTCGGATAAACCAACCAAATTATTAAAGGAGAATCAAATTTTACAACTATATTAAGTTGCTGGCACATGCAGATATTTAGCTCAAAAGAACACCTTTACGGACAATAATTATAATAGAATTATGGCAAGAAACCAATAATAGTTATAGTAACCACAGCATTAACTGTTCTGACCAGGGATTTAGATTTGCCGAAATAATTCAAATGTCACAAAAATACCCCATAAAATGGTAGACAGTAAAACCATTAACATATTTAACATAGTTGGTACTACTTCGAAAGCAAAAGATAGCTAATATATGCGATACTACTATATTAAGACCTTCGAATGCTTTCCACAAGTCTTCAAGGGTCTGAACTTAGCATCTGATCCAACAACACTTTAGCAAGCTTAGTCTTCAACTCCAACTTGTTAGCACACAACTGCAACTCCTTAACCAACACATCCTTCCATTCCTTTTCCAAAGCCCTCATCTTTTCACCTGCATGCAACTTCAAATTTTTCATGCTCAGATCTTTCAATGCCTGCGGAAAACCAGCATCCGACTCCCATGCCCGACTCAAATTCGGATACAATTCCTTAAAATCCAAATCCTCACCCTCATTCTCCTTCCCATCCTCATCGTCCTCATTCCCTCCATCCTCCTCATTTGTCCCATTCTCCTTCCCACCGTCCTCATTCACTCCATCCTCCTCATTTATCCCGTTACTCGTGTCCTTCTCCTTCCTGCCGTTCTCAATCACTCCATCCTCATTGATCTCGATACTCGCATCCTTCTCCCTGCTAGCAGCATTACCCTGATTGTCATCCCCTTCGCCCCAAAACTTATCAGAAAGCCGAAACAATTCCTCTTCAATGGGTTTGACAAACACAGCATCAGAATCTTTGAGAGACTTATACTTCCTCTTCAGCGTCTTAATCTTCTCCTTCAACTGAGTAAGAGACACTTTGGCCTGGAGAGAATCCTTCACATACTCAAAAAACGCCTCGTAATCAGAACGCGGGTCCTCATCATACTCCAACTCATAATCAATTAGTCCTTGCACGATAGCAATTGCATCTTCATCGCTCCAAACCCGCTTCACACTCGAATTCTTCTCAACCCTAGCCTTCTTGCTCACACCGACCTTTTCCTCCTTTTCAGAACCCCTCTTCCTGCTtcgtttcgggtcgggttttgaCCCGGATTTCTGCTTCGGATCCGGAGTCGCTGTGCGTTTGACAGGAGATCTCTCCGACTCAGACGACGCTGCATGCTCTTCAACGGCGTCGTTTTGGGAGGGCTGCGAAATAGTCGCAGGAGGCGATCGCTGCTTTCGAGCCATTGTGTTTTGagagtgtgtgtttgtgttgttgCTTATAAACTCACTACTCAGAGACTCTTGAGTTCTCTCACACCAGTACTTCTTGCCCTAggaatttgaatttatttggAACATTTCTATCATCTTTGTTAActctctcttatttttaattattttgactgaataattacatatattatactttttaaaaaatttaattttttttttgacaaatatgacttatagaagatcaataaaaaataataaattttacaatCCAATCAACCAACCTAAAGATGCGtgttaaaaatcaaaacatcaagaaaaataaaataaaaagagtaTTAGAATAAAATGGAGTTCATACAGTAATACGAAATCCTCTAATAAgttatagaaaataaaattttgtaaacaAACATAATTAGATGCAACTCAAATGAAACTCTAGTACTTCGAATTTTTCAGaaaacaaattattttgaattgattgtcaaataaaaaaagattcatatagttatttttgattgaaaaccCAATTTTCATAAATAGTTTTTGAATTAATGAAATCTCTacttaattcttttttttttgatttttgactagtcaaattgcCATATTTTTGAATCGACAACTAACTATATTTTGACCAGAACTTAATAATATAATCCTAAATTTCTCCTACCTtttaatgtttagtcaaaaatcagtcaatttgtttttttaaaaacgtAAAGTGACGTGGAATCTGGAGCAGATTAcaatcataataattttaataaatgccATTGATTTCCTAGCAGCTAATAACTCGATCACCCAACGatcgttttgcaatgttttcaACACTGCAACGGTGTCTTGCCATACATTACATTACATCACCTCATTTTGAGCGAGATATGACTATATGGACGTTGTAAAATGCAATATGTGCGTGCGGTACAAGTTGGTTTACTGGATCACTTGGGTAAAGTTACAAATACTGGATTCgcaggaaaaaaaaatagtaataataataaggtCAAAAAGGTTTAATCTATGCAGGTGCCAATCAAAGAAAGTAGAGCAAAAGCGAAATAGACAAACCAACCTTCCGACTAAACTGAATAAACAAGAACAATGCAAAACCACATTTGTGAATATGGGGACTCCTACACAAACGTTTCATACCCATGAATACTCTGATTAAGGATCATGGCCATGTCTACAGCGCAATGAACTGGCACAACCCCTTACACGGTAATTGCCTAGTTGATTCCTACCTTGATAGTCGTCCCCACTGTTCCACCactacagaaaaaaaaaaagttcccTAAACATGTCCGCAGATACCTTTGACGTTTGAATAGAAAACTAACATGTAATTAACCAACAACTTGAATCGAAATTGAGCTAGCAATAAAATGTACAATAGCAAGACTGCTAAATTTACTGCTTTCTGGCTATAATTCGAGTGCTCAAACATTAGGCTTTACTTTCCTCATAAGCAGACTCATGAACACCAAGAGCAGCTCGGCCAGATGGATCAGGGTTTTTTGACCAAGACGCATCCCATTCCATTGCTTTAGCTGTACTGCAAGCCACACTTGGACCTCCCGGAACTGTTGACCTGGCAGCATTCTGCTCATATAGATCGGACAAAAGTGAGATGAAGAACGGTTCAATTAAAACATTTAAAGATGAGTGGATGCAGACGCCACCTTAGGAAAGAATTTCTCAAATATAGTTCGGTAATAATATGCCTCTTTTGTTGTAGGAGTGTTTTCAGGGTAAATGTAGCTGGCCTTCAGCAACATCGCATCCGTAACCTGAAATAACTCATGTAGTTAACTAATTAGCAATGGAGAAGtaatatttaagaaaatagGAAATGTAAGCATACAACTGTTTGCAACCATAAAATATAAGGTCGAATACCTGCTGGTTTGCATGATCTTTCAAACCATCAATCCAACTGTACCCAACTCCATCAC of the Daucus carota subsp. sativus chromosome 4, DH1 v3.0, whole genome shotgun sequence genome contains:
- the LOC108217074 gene encoding GLABROUS1 enhancer-binding protein; this translates as MARKQRSPPATISQPSQNDAVEEHAASSESERSPVKRTATPDPKQKSGSKPDPKRSRKRGSEKEEKVGVSKKARVEKNSSVKRVWSDEDAIAIVQGLIDYELEYDEDPRSDYEAFFEYVKDSLQAKVSLTQLKEKIKTLKRKYKSLKDSDAVFVKPIEEELFRLSDKFWGEGDDNQGNAASREKDASIEINEDGVIENGRKEKDTSNGINEEDGVNEDGGKENGTNEEDGGNEDDEDGKENEGEDLDFKELYPNLSRAWESDAGFPQALKDLSMKNLKLHAGEKMRALEKEWKDVLVKELQLCANKLELKTKLAKVLLDQMLSSDP